Within Topomyia yanbarensis strain Yona2022 chromosome 2, ASM3024719v1, whole genome shotgun sequence, the genomic segment gaattacagggtgatgagtacgatcacacagaaaaagtcgattttaataaattctgcaatgcatgtataaaggtgaaattttttccaaaatgcggCCACATCTGCTTGGATTCGTAGTACTAGGTAACTAACAACCGTTCAAAgcctatttggccacattggtcaccatcatcggttccgaaaGCCCCGGCGGaggtatccaaattcagaataacaatcacatcggtttctcggagatggcttgaTCGATTGAACCAATCTTAGTCTAAAATGAAAGATGTTTTATCCCCGTAAAtggttattaaatttcatcccgatccgacttccggttccggagttacgggttgaaagcaaaaaaggaaaaaaatcactAATATGTCTGACTGACGACCAAccgaactttcgttgactacattgaccacaaTGGACGTTTCTAGAAGGCCAtcttttaaaattaataaactcACATCAAGGATTTTGATGAACGTGTTAACTGGATAACAGGCAGAGAAAGAATGACtagaacggtgagaatgaagaaagtgTGAAAATTCGCCTTTTCATTGGAAACACAGAGAAAAGATATGctctcaagcaggaatcgaacctgcgatctcccagtctctagttgggtgcgttaaccactccgctaTCGAAGAcctgtgatgatgtcatcacatattcccaacagtatcgtgatcaccgcctCAGCCTCCAATTCCTCATAATTGACCTATCGACCCCCACTGTCTCCTATAAGCAAATCGTCACCCTCCCTTTCATCGATCGGGCccaatctctctcgttatctatttttaggtccagtggacagcgctcaaggcttgagatatttattatcactgttttcCCATCTTTCTAACTCAGTCGAGGCCAGACTTTGGCAGTGAGTAGAAGCTATGGAGAGGGCATGTTGATGTCTGCCTCAGAGCCTATCGGCAGATCTTAACGACAAATCCAGTCGTTAATGGTATTTATACAttcctttaaaaaaaaacaaagactcacgtcaaaacaaggaatgtataaactcacatcagtttctcggaaatgatTAAGCCAATttcttagtcccaaatgatagctatattatccctaCAGATGTCTAAATAATTTCGTATGGATCGCTtaaatggttccggaaatatagactaagcCGTCCGGTcgcatatgaaattcccatataagccggaacccaaatttttgaaatttcagcaATCGAgctcgtatttttgatgccaaacatctttaaaatgtatgaaacgtcgagattttatgttatttcgACAAAAATACACAATTCGATTcatttcgtcgagatcggcaaatgtctgtgtgtgtatgtgtgtgtgtcatttaaactcacacaattttctgagagatggctgaaccgattttcgcaaacttagtttcatctgaaaggtataacgctcccataagctgctattgaatttttagttgatccggttccggagttacgggttaaagagtgcggtcacacagcaaattcccatataaactggtaccaccattatgttaaaatgatgtaaaacatattaaaattgatctaacactactctagtttgcgggtctggatcactaatgatcaatcaaagcagctttgaccacattggccccctatgacggttcatgacgcccccggggaacccgccaagttcctaagctaatatcgcACCCATTCcccagcgaattctctaccgatttttacaaacttgatttcaaatgaaagatacagtaataccattgacagctgttgaatttcattctgttctgacccttgtttccggagttacaggggtgttagtaaggatacactggaattttccatataaatcggtacaatcgtaatacctcagaggctaaaagctattgaaattgtcaccaaattacttataatcgcagatctagatcaccgattgccaatcaaacatcctttgaatatattgtccactatcgacgattgcggaaatccggaattccgggcatattccacaattaaagtcacatcggttcttcggtgatgactgaaccgattttctcaaaccaagtctcaaatggaagacaaaatatgcagttgaacattgcgtcgccgcccctccccccgccttgcgattacacctccatccttcatcactcccctccccttggacctcatttccttcatccgccctgtataccgaaataagatgaaggatttctgatgcatcctccactcccactctagtaaccccccattccctccactttcaaacccattccaccaacatttcaaaatataatcacatgaagataacgttgaactcatgctgattaagctaattaaatattattcttttgcctttctcatatagaacggttatgcaattgctccaaaaaccgacttgttaaccgaggcccggagggccgagtctcatataactttcgactcagttcgccgaggtcgcaaaatatctgtgtgtatgtatgtgtgtatgtatgtgtgtatgtatgtacgtatgtatgtatgtatgaatgtgtgtgtgtatgtgcggatttgttaacaaaatgtccacatcggtttctcggagatggctgaaccgatttttacaaattaagattcaaatgataggtatcatattcccataggttgctattgaattgcagtttcaaccgacatcttgctcCGGATTACGAGtcgaagagtatggttacaaaacaaaaaggtccatcagcttctgttgaattttgtgtggatccgagttttggttcctgaattacagggtgatacgtacgatcacgcagcaaatcccgattcgaacgaattcagcgatgaatgtaaaaaggtgaatttttttccaaaatgtaaacacaactgttgaatcgACGGATCCgcaagcatccaaattcagaataacggttatattggtttctcgaaaatggctaaaccgatttgatcaacttagtctcaaatgaaaggtgttgcgtccccggaaactgatattaaattccatctccatccgacttccggctccggagttacgggttgtggagtgcgatcacatagaaaactccgattcaaaccgataccgcgatgaatgcaaaaaggtgcttttATGTATACTTACccagtgtaataagaatgaaagacatttccatcatgttatattgtacgaaccagctattaaatcatagtttggagaaatgagaaaggcacaattgcgccTCTAGGTggtttaaaacaggtttttttatagtaaggttaaagaagcttcaaaagcctgccctgtagtgtattggcactgtgtgggactcacgactcacgttcgtgcctaaccactaaaaacattccttactttttacgcccttcttccccacggaactatgtcatcgtattacttcgtggggggggggggggttcgttgcgctttcgtcgcacctctttctgctgctctatctcggagcctcgcttgatTCATGGAGTGacacgacctatgagctttgatttaactctcggttcctctcctgcttcttgtctccatccattacgtcgccgtttatttctcgtccctgtggtgagccgtttaggtgctgattccctgagccattcagctcatgtttccgtgagtcattcagctcccggcctcatCACGATCCActtggatagtgctcaacggtgaactcatcctactccgacctatggttccccgacggaggaatttcccccgacaccgatacccgctttcttgagccatttagctctactaaaatcttccagctttaccACTTATCCTgctccgattgagagttccccgacaacggaatttctttcgttaccggtgtttgtttcgtgagccaattagctccccttttcgtcacgattctgtcgggtagttcacggcgccgaatcagccctatcgtgaattccccggcggcagaccgctcccgataccgatgtacgtttctgtgagccattaagctcccctactcgtctactcggtctagtccccggcggtggacctagcctactcaacggccagccagcagatgctgaggtccatccagcgattccgggtagagcgtagcttccggttcactggcgccccaacgacccacttctggttattcgacgcggtctactcggtctaatccccgacggtggatctagcctactcacgagctacccgatagagtgtcgaggtcggtccggagattccggtggagcctgacgtccacttcctttgcagctcggagagtatactcgtaacaactctgttgacagcgtcccagatatgctcgttgcggcacatctcttcgacgatattatccactgttatatcagggataccccttcggacttcttcgaatctggggcattcgaagaccacgtgttccggtgtctcttgcacgttcacacactccgggcaaaggggtgacgaagcgtgcccaaaccgatgtaggtatttccggaagcatccatgcccggacaaaaactgcgtcagatggaagttcacctctccatgcttcctatgtacccaagtagacacatttgggatgagtcggcgggtccaccttcctttctccgcgtaatcccactcttgctgccacttagccaacgaatccgctcgaaccagtcttcatgcattacgttcatttctcagctggtagcattctacgtcctcaaccagagtgatgcagatgggaatcatcccggcaattacgcataccgcctccgacgatatctttctgtacgcacttgcgacacgaacagccatatctcaggattgaggatgagacattcgccagaagacgtctcgtgctgcctcttgccccaccgtgattcggcatgatccttgccaatgcgctagttgtcctcgcagccttctcacatacatagtcgacatggcagttgtaattcaactgatcgtcaaccatcacacccaggtgcttcagctgatctcgagacgctggatttgcttacgattgctaaccagcactacctcagtcttgtggtgagccagctgcaacctgacgttaaccatccaggtttctacgatgcctattgtctctgccgtcagcatctccacctcctcaagggtctcgcccgttatcgtcaggacaacatcatctgcaaagctgacgatctccactcccctgggcagttccagtgttaacactccgttgtacataatattccagagcgttgggccgagtatggagccctgaggtactcccaccgttaccctaatcgacctctgccccgtgttcgttttgtagaccagtactcggttctgaaagtaacttttcagaaccttgcataGATAGTCCAGAAcccgcattctatgcagcgctacggcgatggctccccagctagcactgttgaacgcgttcttcacgtctatcgttaccacggcgcagtagcgattaccccttctcttttgcttcaatgctttctccgagttcgcgatgacgatgcggatggtgtccaccgtcgatattcctttccggaacccgaactgtctccgcgatagtccgttctcactttcagcgtaggtcgtcagcctgttgaggatgactctttccaggagtttaccgagagtatccagcaggcatataggccgatacgatgctggatctcctggtggtttccctggttttggcagtaacaccagcttctggatcttccatctatccgggaggTAGCCATCgttcaggcatttctgtaggactatcctgaacatgtccggaaacgccaggatcgctgtcttcagtgccacgttggggatacaatccggtccgggagctttcttcgctttcagcccttttgccactataaggagcttgTCGTTGGAAACCCGATTGTCACCTGCATTTCCCCCATCTGCACACACATTTCCAccatctgtatgtgtgtatgtgtgtgtttgtgtatgtgtgtgtcatttaaactcacacaattttctcagagatggctgaaccgattttcgtaaacttagtttcatctgaaaggtataatgctcccataatctactattgaatttttaattgatccgacttccggttccggagttacgggttgaagagtgcggtcacacagcagattcccatataaactggtaccaccatgatgttaaaatgatgtaaaacgtaTTAAAACTGACGTaatattactctagtttgcgggtttggatcactaatgatcaattaaagcagctttgaccacattggccacctatgacagttcatgacgcccccggggaacccgccaagttcctaagctaatatcatacccattccccaacgaattctctatcgatttttacaaactcgatttcaaatgaaagataccattgactgctgttgaatttcattcggttctgactcttgcttccggagttacagggggtgttagtaaggatacactggaatttcccatataaatcggtacaatcgtaatacctcagaggctaaaaactattcaaatggtcaccaaattacttctagtAGCACATCTatatcactgattgccaatcaaacattctttgaatatattgtccactatcggcgattccggaagtccgaaactccgggcatattccacaattaaagtaacatcggttcttcggtgatgacaaccgattttctcaaaccaagtctcaaatggaaggcaaaatatgcggttgcgtattgcgtcgccgcccctccccctcgtcttgcccttacacctccctccttcatcgctcccctccccttggaccccctcacgcccgcatttccttcatccaccccgtataccgaaataagatgaaggatttctgacgcatcctccactcccactctactaaccccccattccctccactttcaaacccattccaccaacatttcaaaatataatcacatgaagataacattggactcatgctgattaagctaattaaatattattcttttgcctttctcatatagaaaagttatgcaattgctccaaaaaccgactttctaaccgaggcccggagggccgagtctcatataacattggactcagttcgccgagatcgcaaaatatctgtgtgtatgtttgtgtgtatgtatgtatgtgtgtatgtatgtatgtatgtgtgtatgtatgtatgtatgtatgtatgtatgtatgtatgtgtgtgtatgtgcggatttgttaacaaaatgtccacatcggtttctcggagatggctgaaccgatttttacaaactaagattcaaatgaaaggtatcatattcccataggttgctattgaatttcattttcaaccgacatcttgttccggattacgagttgaagagtatggttacaaaacaaaatttgttgatttgtccacaccggtttctcggaattttctgaaccgattttgacaaacttgattttaaatgaaaggtccatcagctgctgttgaattttgtgtggatccgagttctggttcctgaattacagggtgatacgtacgatcacgcagcaaatcccgattctaacaaattctgcgatgaatgtaaaaaggtgaattttttccaaaatgtaaacacaactgttgaatttgtagatctaggtcaccaacagtcattcaaagtctctgccaccatcgacggatccggaagcatccaaattcagaataacggttatattggtttctcgaaaatggctagaccgatttgatcaacttagtctcaaatgaaaggtgttgcgtctccggaaactgatattaaagtccatctccatccgacttccagctccggagttacgggttgtggagcgcgatcacatagaaaacttcgattcaaaccgataccgcgatgaatgcaaaaaggtgctcttatatatacttaccaagtgtaataagaatgaaagacattctcataatgttatattgtacgaaccattTAATaagtcatagtttggagaaatgagatcTGAAATCGAAAGTTGCATTCACTGGGATCCCCAAGCCGATACAATCAGAAATGAAGTATCCAATGCCATTATCAATCACATCAACTACCTGAAGCAACCTTTTCATAGTGATAACGAATGGATAAGGAAAGATGTGATAAAAAGTAGCAAATATCCAGCGGAGAGGAATGACTTGATTGTTACGAAAGCGGATAAAGGCAAATTGACGGTTGTAATGAATAAGGCTGAATATGAATCGAAGATGCTTACGTTAGTGAATGACACGGAGACCTACGAAGAGATTAAGAATGACCCCACGTCGTCCACACTGAAAAAGATCAATGCTATGTTTGACCAATGGAGCCAAGAGGAATGGATAGATAAATGCACAAAACTGAAACTAAAGGTTTATAATTGTAACCCGCCACGAGTGTACGGGCTGCCGAAAACGCACAAAGAAGTGATGCCGTTACGATTAATCAACTCTACGATTGGAACAGCAACATACAATGCAGCGAAGTTTTTGTCATCCATTCTAAATGGAATTGTTGGTAAAACGGATCACCATATAGTGAATAGCTTTGAATTTGTCGGCGATATTCGACAGCACATTGTAACCAATGAGTGTGCGTTGTTTTCGTTGGATGTTGTTTCACTATTCACTAATGTTCCTGTGGATTACGCAATAGAAAGTGTACGACTACGATGGGGCGAATTGGAGGAGCACACCAAGATTCCTGAGAGCAGCTTCATTGCAATGCTTGAGTTGGTGTTGACATCAACTTTTTTCATGCATCAAGGTCGTTTCTTCAAGCAGAAATTTGGGTTACCAATGGGATCTCCCTTATCGCCAGTGGTAGCAAACATAGTGTTGGAGAGGGTTGAGAGAAGTGCGCTGGAACAGTTGCATCAAGAAGGCATTGTACCAATTTTCTTCAGGCGGTACGTTGACGACTGTTTATCGAGTGTGCGAAGAGAACAAGTGGAGCGCATGCTGGAGGTGTTTAACAGTTTCCACCCACGACTGCAGTTCACCATAGAACTTGAGGAGGATGGTCAAATACGGTTTTTGGATACAATAGTGCGGAGGGAGGAGGACCATCTCACCACGGAATGGACTCCGAAGGATTCAGAAGGCAGATATTTAGACTATAATTCCTCGAGTCCATTTAACCATAAGAAAAATTCAGCAATAGCATTAGTTGATAGGGCATTGAAACTAAGTGAAGTATATTATCGTTCAAATGCTCTAGAAGTTGTGAAACAAATACTCACTAATAATAATTATCCAGGTTCATTCTGCAACAAGATTATTAAAGAACGAACACACAAATTGTACAATACTCTTGAACCTAAAAACACTGATGTGACAATGAAATTTGTTTCTGCACCTTATATACCGGGTCTGGGGGAAAAAATAGCCCGGTATTTATCACAGCATAATATAAAACTAGCTTTTAAAACCATTGACAAAATTAAAGACACAGTACACAGTAAGCTTAAGGACAGAATAGAAAAAGATCGTCGAACTAATGTTGTTTACGAAATACCATGCGGTGTCTGTACAGATAAGACATACATTGGACAAACaagccaatttttaaaaaagcgttTGGAACAACATAAGAacgatataaaaaataaaagcgtaGGAAGTACGGGGCTAGCACAACATACAATCAATGAAGGCCAcctttttgattttaaaaatgctaaaatattgGACGAGGTGCCTAGAACCGATACCCGGTTGAtagtggaaatgttccaaataaaaataaaaggagaGTCGAACACGTTCAATCTACAACGGGACTCTATTAAGTTTAGGTCTGCATACAACGGCTTAATAGAGAAGCTGAAGAGCACCGTGCGTCCGAAGAAAGTACCAACGGAGATTGAGTGTACAAGACAAGACAGCAGTTGATAATGTGATTGTTCATTGTGTAGACGTTGTTAGCATGTAAGTGATGTTGTTTAAATTTGTGTTTAGTGTTAGATTTtaacaaatattatattttagtaagccgctgaggatgactgaacatgttagtaggtcgaaacgtccggtaaaatgcagtttgttttaattttcaccgaaaaaaatcgatgaccgtccataccaaatttgctagcggtgatgaaaacaaagcaagaaatgagaaaggcacaattgcacctctaggtggattgaaacaggtttttcagttcaatattaccgtggatgttatt encodes:
- the LOC131680272 gene encoding uncharacterized protein LOC131680272; the encoded protein is MRSEIESCIHWDPQADTIRNEVSNAIINHINYLKQPFHSDNEWIRKDVIKSSKYPAERNDLIVTKADKGKLTVVMNKAEYESKMLTLVNDTETYEEIKNDPTSSTLKKINAMFDQWSQEEWIDKCTKLKLKVYNCNPPRVYGLPKTHKEVMPLRLINSTIGTATYNAAKFLSSILNGIVGKTDHHIVNSFEFVGDIRQHIVTNECALFSLDVVSLFTNVPVDYAIESVRLRWGELEEHTKIPESSFIAMLELVLTSTFFMHQGRFFKQKFGLPMGSPLSPVVANIVLERVERSALEQLHQEGIVPIFFRRYVDDCLSSVRREQVERMLEVFNSFHPRLQFTIELEEDGQIRFLDTIVRREEDHLTTEWTPKDSEEKFSNSIS